A genomic stretch from Primulina huaijiensis isolate GDHJ02 chromosome 14, ASM1229523v2, whole genome shotgun sequence includes:
- the LOC140957616 gene encoding histone-lysine N-methyltransferase EZA1-like isoform X1, whose translation MFHLYNFSCFEMFDHRLKSYEEQSSDAIANLMNKLTQLERQIQSERVALIGEKLEKNSQKVQAYVADIKTLTESRNDLTVVRSNDSANFLSLRMVNPLCKVSGLAEGSADRDAINNSRENTSSEDIAFSATAKLPIVEKLLPYTTWIFLDRNQRMTEDQSVVGRRRIYYDQHRSEALICSDSEEELGGMEGEKHEFSEAEDRIFMMAFQEYGVSADILNVLTQFVGGTAVEIEERCNMLMEKDQMPEEHNLKRIGEIKSENDAFLVKSLIAALDSFDNLFCRRCLIFDCLLHGCSQNLIYPSEKQYCPFDTEEDRKVCGDQCNLEVRDAIKYKGKEVMEVPLKHS comes from the exons ATGTTTCATCTCTATAATTTTTCCTGTTTCGAGATGTTTGATCATCGCTTG AAATCTTATGAGGAACAGAGCAGTGATGCAATTGCAAACTTGATGAATAAATTGACTCAACTGGAAAGGCAGATTCAGTCTGAAAGGGTTGCTTTAATTGGt GAAAAACTAGAGAAAAATAGCCAGAAGGTTCAAGCTTATGTAGCTGATATTAAAACATTGACTGAATCAAGGAATGATCTTACTGTTGTAAGGAGTAATGATTCTGCAAACTTTCTATCTCTGAGAATGGTTAATCCTCTCTGCAAAGTAAGCGGGCTTGCTGAAGGATCTGCAGATAGAGATGCCATTAACAATAGCAGAGAAAATACTAGCAGTGAAGACATTGCATTTTCTGCGACTGCCAAACTTCCAATTGTTGAGAAGTTGCTTCCATATACCACTTGGATTTTCTTAGATAG AAATCAGAGAATGACTGAAGACCAATCAGTTGTTGGAAGGAGACGAATTTACTACGATCAACATCGTAGTGAGGCATTGATCTGTAGCGATAGCGAAGAAGAGCTCGGAGGAATGGAGGGAGAGAAACATGAATTTTCTGAGGCAGAAGATCGTATTTTTAT gatGGCCTTTCAGGAGTATGGAGTTAGTGCTGACATTCTCAATGTACTGACCCAATTTGTTGGGGGAACTGCAGTGGAAATTGAG GAGCGCTGCAACATGCTCATGGAAAAAGATCAGATGCCCGAGGAACATAATTTGAAAAGGATTGGAGAAATAAAGTCTGAAAATGATGCATTTCTGGTCAAAAGCCTCATAGCTGCCTTAGATTCTTTCGATAATCTATTTTGTCGTCGTTGTCTG ATATTTGACTGTCTTTTGCATGGCTGTTCACAAAATCTAATTTATCCT AGTGAAAAGCAATACTGCCCATTTGATACCGAGGAGGACCGTAAAGTTTGTGGTGATCAGTGTAATCTTGAG GTCAGGGATGCTATCAAATATAAGGGGAAAGAGGTCATGGAAGTCCCTTTGAAGCATTCATAA
- the LOC140957616 gene encoding histone-lysine N-methyltransferase EZA1-like isoform X2, protein MKSYEEQSSDAIANLMNKLTQLERQIQSERVALIGEKLEKNSQKVQAYVADIKTLTESRNDLTVVRSNDSANFLSLRMVNPLCKVSGLAEGSADRDAINNSRENTSSEDIAFSATAKLPIVEKLLPYTTWIFLDRNQRMTEDQSVVGRRRIYYDQHRSEALICSDSEEELGGMEGEKHEFSEAEDRIFMMAFQEYGVSADILNVLTQFVGGTAVEIEERCNMLMEKDQMPEEHNLKRIGEIKSENDAFLVKSLIAALDSFDNLFCRRCLIFDCLLHGCSQNLIYPSEKQYCPFDTEEDRKVCGDQCNLEVRDAIKYKGKEVMEVPLKHS, encoded by the exons ATG AAATCTTATGAGGAACAGAGCAGTGATGCAATTGCAAACTTGATGAATAAATTGACTCAACTGGAAAGGCAGATTCAGTCTGAAAGGGTTGCTTTAATTGGt GAAAAACTAGAGAAAAATAGCCAGAAGGTTCAAGCTTATGTAGCTGATATTAAAACATTGACTGAATCAAGGAATGATCTTACTGTTGTAAGGAGTAATGATTCTGCAAACTTTCTATCTCTGAGAATGGTTAATCCTCTCTGCAAAGTAAGCGGGCTTGCTGAAGGATCTGCAGATAGAGATGCCATTAACAATAGCAGAGAAAATACTAGCAGTGAAGACATTGCATTTTCTGCGACTGCCAAACTTCCAATTGTTGAGAAGTTGCTTCCATATACCACTTGGATTTTCTTAGATAG AAATCAGAGAATGACTGAAGACCAATCAGTTGTTGGAAGGAGACGAATTTACTACGATCAACATCGTAGTGAGGCATTGATCTGTAGCGATAGCGAAGAAGAGCTCGGAGGAATGGAGGGAGAGAAACATGAATTTTCTGAGGCAGAAGATCGTATTTTTAT gatGGCCTTTCAGGAGTATGGAGTTAGTGCTGACATTCTCAATGTACTGACCCAATTTGTTGGGGGAACTGCAGTGGAAATTGAG GAGCGCTGCAACATGCTCATGGAAAAAGATCAGATGCCCGAGGAACATAATTTGAAAAGGATTGGAGAAATAAAGTCTGAAAATGATGCATTTCTGGTCAAAAGCCTCATAGCTGCCTTAGATTCTTTCGATAATCTATTTTGTCGTCGTTGTCTG ATATTTGACTGTCTTTTGCATGGCTGTTCACAAAATCTAATTTATCCT AGTGAAAAGCAATACTGCCCATTTGATACCGAGGAGGACCGTAAAGTTTGTGGTGATCAGTGTAATCTTGAG GTCAGGGATGCTATCAAATATAAGGGGAAAGAGGTCATGGAAGTCCCTTTGAAGCATTCATAA